A portion of the Bacteroides faecium genome contains these proteins:
- the rpmF gene encoding 50S ribosomal protein L32: MAHPKRRQSSTRQAKRRTHDKAVAPTLAICPNCGEWHVYHTVCGACGYYRGKLAIEKEAAV, from the coding sequence ATGGCACATCCTAAGAGAAGACAATCAAGTACGAGACAAGCAAAGAGAAGAACTCATGATAAGGCAGTAGCTCCTACTTTGGCTATTTGTCCGAATTGCGGCGAATGGCATGTATACCACACTGTATGTGGCGCTTGCGGTTACTACAGAGGTAAGCTCGCTATTGAGAAAGAAGCAGCTGTATAA